One genomic region from Myripristis murdjan chromosome 7, fMyrMur1.1, whole genome shotgun sequence encodes:
- the LOC115361908 gene encoding tripartite motif-containing protein 16-like produces the protein MAQRGIQLDSAKFCCSICLDLLKDPVTIPCGHSYCMSCIKDCWDGEEHKEIYSCPQCRQTFTPRPVLVKNTMFAELLEEMKKMGLQAAPPDLCYAGPGDVACDFCSGRKLKALKSCLVCLASYCEQHLQPHYDSAPFKKHKLVEATVKLQENICSRHDEVMKIFCRTDQRCICYLCSMDEHEGHRKVSAAAERTERQEELGLSRQKIHQRIQDTEKDVKVLQQEVEAISRSADKAVEDSEEIFTELIRLVEKRRSDVKQRIRSQQEEEVSRAEEVQEKLKQEIAELRRKDAELEQLSHTQDHIHFLQNYPSLSCLSESTHSPSANIRPLSYFEGVTAAVLELRDKLQELLSEEWSKISLTVTGVDVLLSQPEPKTRAEFLQYSCHITLDSNTAYTQLSLSERNRKATVMAHKQSYPSHPDRFTGWEQVLSRERLTGRCYWEVEWKGRVLIAVSYQDISRTGNGYECGFGYNDKSWSLFCSNMNCDFRHNKIQTEIPLPVSSRVGVYLDHRAGILSFYSVSETMTLLHRVQTTFTQPLHAGLRLYHDGDTAEFCELK, from the coding sequence atggctcaGCGAGGAATTCAGCTGGACTcggcaaagttttgctgttccatctgtctggacctgctgaaggatccggtgactattccctgtggacacagctactgcatgagctgtattaaagactgctgggatggagaggagcacaaggaaatctacagctgcccgcagtgcagacaaaccttcacaccgaggcctgtcctggtgaaaaacaccatgtttgcagagttactggaggaaatgaagaagatgggactccaagctgctcctcctgatctctgctacgctggacctggagatgtggcctgtgatttctgctctgggaggaaactgaaagccctcaagtcctgtctggtgtgtctggcctcttactgtgagcagcacctccagcctcactacgATTCAGCTCCATttaagaaacacaagctggtggaagccaccgtgaagcttcaggagaacatctgctctcgtcacgatgaggtgatgaagattttctgccgcactgatcagcggtgtatctgttatctctgctccatggatgaacatgAAGGCCACCGcaaagtctcagctgcagcagaaaggaccgagaggcaggaagagctcgggctgagtcggcaaaaaatccatcagagaatccaggacacagagaaagacgtgaaggtgcttcagcaggaggtggaggccatcagtcgctctgctgataaagcagtggaggacagtgaggagatttTCACTGAGCTGATCCGTTTGgttgagaaaagaaggtctgatgtgaagcagcggatcagatcccagcaggaagaggaagtgagtcgggctgaagaagttcaggagaagctgaagcaggagatcgctgagctgaggaggaaagacgctgagctggagcagctctcacacacacaggatcacatccatttcctacagaattacccctcactctcatgtctcagtgaatctacacactcacccagcgccaacatccgtcctctgagctactttgagggtgtgactgcagctgtgttagagctgagagacaaactacaggagcttcttagtgaggaatggtccaagatctcactgacagtgactggagtggatGTTCTACTGTCACAGccagagcccaagaccagagctgagttcttacaatattcatgtcacatcacactggattcaaacacagcatacacacagctgtcattatctgagcggaacagaaaagcaacagTAATGGCACATAAAcagtcatatcccagtcacccagacagatttactggATGGGAGcaggtcctgagcagagagagactgactggacgttgttactgggaggtggagtggaaggGGAGAGTTTTAATAGCagtctcatatcaggatatcagcagaacagggaaCGGATATGAATGTGGATTTGGATACAATGACAAATCTTGGTCATTGTTTTGTTCCAACATGAACTGTGacttcagacacaacaaaatccaaactgaaatcccgctccctgtgtcctccagagtgggagtgtacctggatcacagagcaggtattctgtccttctacagcgtctctgaaaccatgactctcctccacagagtccagaccacgttcactcagcctctccatgctggactgCGGCTTTACCATGACGGAgacactgcagagttttgtgagctcaagtag